In Rattus norvegicus strain BN/NHsdMcwi chromosome 1, GRCr8, whole genome shotgun sequence, a genomic segment contains:
- the Prpf19 gene encoding pre-mRNA-processing factor 19 isoform X1: MSLICSISNEVPEHPCVSPVSNHVYERRLIEKYIAENGTDPINNQPLSEEQLIDIKVAHPIRPKPPSATSIPAILKALQDEWGWPNSPALPQSSQWPTLSQDAVMLHSFTLRQQLQTTRQELSHALYQHDAACRVIARLTKEVTAAREALATLKPQAGLIVPQAVPSSQPSVVGAGEPMDLGELVGMTPEIIQKLQDKATVLTTERKKRGKTVPEELVKPEELSKYRQVASHVGLHSASIPGILALDLCPSDTNKILTGGADKNVVVFDKSTEQILATLKGHTKKVTSVVFHPSQELVFSASPDATIRIWSVPNTSCVQVVRAHESAVTGLSLHATGDYLLSSSDDQYWAFSDIQTGRVLTKVTDETSGCSLTCAQFHPDGLIFGTGTMDSQIKIWDLKERTNVANFPGHSGPITSIAFSENGYYLATAADDSSVKLWDLRKLKNFKTLQLDNNFEVKSLIFDQSGTYLALGGTDVQIYICKQWTEILHFTEHSGLTTGVAFGHHAKFIASTGMDRSLKFYSL, from the exons ATGTCCCTGATCTGCTCGA TCTCCAACGAAGTGCCAGAGCACCCATGCGTGTCCCCTGTCTCTAATCATGTGTATGAGCGGCGACTCATTGAGAAGTACATTGCAGAGAATGGCACAGATCCTATCAACAACCAGCCTCTCTCAGAGGAGCAGCTCATCGACATCAAAG TTGCTCATCCAATCCGGCCCAAGCCTCCCTCTGCCACCAGCATCCCAGCCATTCTGAAAGCCTTGCAGGATGAGTGG GGTTGGCCGAATTCTCCGGCTCTCCCCCAGTCCTCACAGTGGCCTACCCTCTCCCAGGATGCAGTCATGCTGCACAGCTTCACTCTTCGCCAGCAGCTGCAGACAACCCGCCAGGAACTGTCCCACGCTCTGTACCAGCACGATGCTGCCTGCCGAGTCATTGCCCGGCTCACCAAGGAGGTCACTGCTGCTCGAGAAG CTCTGGCTACTCTGAAACCACAGGCTGGTCTTATTGTACCTCAGGCTGTGCCAAGCTCACAGCCCAGTGTTGTG GGTGCAGGAGAGCCCATGGATTTGGGTGAGCTTGTGGGAATGACCCCTGAGATTATCCAGAAG CTTCAAGACAAGGCCACTGTACTAACCACGGAGCGTAAGAAG AGAGGAAAAACTGTCCCTGAGGAGCTGGTGAAGCCTGAAGAGCTCAGCAAGTACCGGCAGGTGGCATCCCATGTG GGGCTACACAGTGCTAGCATTCCTGGGATTCTTGCTCTGGACCTGTGTCCCTCAGACACCAACAAGATTCTTACTG GTGGGGCAGATAAAAACGTTGTTGTCTTTGATAAGAGTACTGAGCAAATCCTGGCCACTCTCAAAGGCCATACCAAGAAGGTCACCAGTGTGGTGTTTCATCCTTCTCAG GAATTGGTGTTTTCTGCGTCCCCTGATGCTACTATCAGGATTTGGTCCGTCCCGAACACTTCTTGTGTACAGGTTGTTCGGGCCCATGAGAGTGCGGTGACAGGACTCAGCCTCCATGCCACTGGAGACTATCTACTGAGCTCCTCTGATGATCAG TACTGGGCGTTCTCTGACATTCAGACAGGGCGTGTGCTCACCAAGGTGACAGATGAGACTTCCGGCTGCT cTCTTACCTGTGCACAGTTCCACCCTGATGGCCTCATCTTTGGAACAGGAACCATGGACTCCCAGATCAAGATCTGGGACTTGAAG GAACGCACCAATGTGGCGAACTTCCCTGGCCACTCCGGCCCCATTACCAGCATTGCCTTCTCTGAGAATGGGTACTACCTGGCCACGGCAGCTGATGACTCCTCAGTCAAGCTCTGGGACTTACGCAAGTtgaagaacttcaagacattgcAGCTGGACAACAACTTTGAG GTGAAGTCACTAATCTTTGACCAGAGTGGCACCTACCTGGCGCTTGGGGGTACAGATGTCCAGATCTACATCTGCAAACAGTGGACAGAGATTCTTCACTTTACAG aGCATAGTGGCCTGACCACTGGAGTGGCCTTTGGGCACCACGCCAAGTTCATCGCTTCAACCGGCATGGACAGGAGCCTCAAATTCTACAGTCTGTAG
- the Prpf19 gene encoding pre-mRNA-processing factor 19 — MSLICSISNEVPEHPCVSPVSNHVYERRLIEKYIAENGTDPINNQPLSEEQLIDIKVAHPIRPKPPSATSIPAILKALQDEWDAVMLHSFTLRQQLQTTRQELSHALYQHDAACRVIARLTKEVTAAREALATLKPQAGLIVPQAVPSSQPSVVGAGEPMDLGELVGMTPEIIQKLQDKATVLTTERKKRGKTVPEELVKPEELSKYRQVASHVGLHSASIPGILALDLCPSDTNKILTGGADKNVVVFDKSTEQILATLKGHTKKVTSVVFHPSQELVFSASPDATIRIWSVPNTSCVQVVRAHESAVTGLSLHATGDYLLSSSDDQYWAFSDIQTGRVLTKVTDETSGCSLTCAQFHPDGLIFGTGTMDSQIKIWDLKERTNVANFPGHSGPITSIAFSENGYYLATAADDSSVKLWDLRKLKNFKTLQLDNNFEVKSLIFDQSGTYLALGGTDVQIYICKQWTEILHFTEHSGLTTGVAFGHHAKFIASTGMDRSLKFYSL; from the exons ATGTCCCTGATCTGCTCGA TCTCCAACGAAGTGCCAGAGCACCCATGCGTGTCCCCTGTCTCTAATCATGTGTATGAGCGGCGACTCATTGAGAAGTACATTGCAGAGAATGGCACAGATCCTATCAACAACCAGCCTCTCTCAGAGGAGCAGCTCATCGACATCAAAG TTGCTCATCCAATCCGGCCCAAGCCTCCCTCTGCCACCAGCATCCCAGCCATTCTGAAAGCCTTGCAGGATGAGTGG GATGCAGTCATGCTGCACAGCTTCACTCTTCGCCAGCAGCTGCAGACAACCCGCCAGGAACTGTCCCACGCTCTGTACCAGCACGATGCTGCCTGCCGAGTCATTGCCCGGCTCACCAAGGAGGTCACTGCTGCTCGAGAAG CTCTGGCTACTCTGAAACCACAGGCTGGTCTTATTGTACCTCAGGCTGTGCCAAGCTCACAGCCCAGTGTTGTG GGTGCAGGAGAGCCCATGGATTTGGGTGAGCTTGTGGGAATGACCCCTGAGATTATCCAGAAG CTTCAAGACAAGGCCACTGTACTAACCACGGAGCGTAAGAAG AGAGGAAAAACTGTCCCTGAGGAGCTGGTGAAGCCTGAAGAGCTCAGCAAGTACCGGCAGGTGGCATCCCATGTG GGGCTACACAGTGCTAGCATTCCTGGGATTCTTGCTCTGGACCTGTGTCCCTCAGACACCAACAAGATTCTTACTG GTGGGGCAGATAAAAACGTTGTTGTCTTTGATAAGAGTACTGAGCAAATCCTGGCCACTCTCAAAGGCCATACCAAGAAGGTCACCAGTGTGGTGTTTCATCCTTCTCAG GAATTGGTGTTTTCTGCGTCCCCTGATGCTACTATCAGGATTTGGTCCGTCCCGAACACTTCTTGTGTACAGGTTGTTCGGGCCCATGAGAGTGCGGTGACAGGACTCAGCCTCCATGCCACTGGAGACTATCTACTGAGCTCCTCTGATGATCAG TACTGGGCGTTCTCTGACATTCAGACAGGGCGTGTGCTCACCAAGGTGACAGATGAGACTTCCGGCTGCT cTCTTACCTGTGCACAGTTCCACCCTGATGGCCTCATCTTTGGAACAGGAACCATGGACTCCCAGATCAAGATCTGGGACTTGAAG GAACGCACCAATGTGGCGAACTTCCCTGGCCACTCCGGCCCCATTACCAGCATTGCCTTCTCTGAGAATGGGTACTACCTGGCCACGGCAGCTGATGACTCCTCAGTCAAGCTCTGGGACTTACGCAAGTtgaagaacttcaagacattgcAGCTGGACAACAACTTTGAG GTGAAGTCACTAATCTTTGACCAGAGTGGCACCTACCTGGCGCTTGGGGGTACAGATGTCCAGATCTACATCTGCAAACAGTGGACAGAGATTCTTCACTTTACAG aGCATAGTGGCCTGACCACTGGAGTGGCCTTTGGGCACCACGCCAAGTTCATCGCTTCAACCGGCATGGACAGGAGCCTCAAATTCTACAGTCTGTAG